GGTATTCTGACAGGGATCAATAAAAGCCTCGTTCAACTCGAAGAGTTCGCTGTTTTTATCAACGCGACGACCCCCCAGCTCTCCGGTATAATTGAGGACGGAAGAGTGGCCCTGGATCACGGCAAGGATGTACTCGAGGCACTTAAAAACAATCCTCTTCTCAGGGGCGGTATAAGCGAGACCAAAGAGCAGGCAGCCATCTACAAATCATACAGAGACAGGGACTTCTAATGAGTAAACAGCACTTTGGCCTCTTCTGCCTGGCACTGGTTCTACTCTTCAGCGGCTGCTCCTCCACGCCGGATCGGCCGGAAACGGTGTCCCTCGCCAAAAACCGGGCAGCCGAGTATACCGAATACGGCAACCGCTATTTTGATCAGGCTCTTTTTGACCAGGCCCTGAAGTTCTATATCATGGCTCTGGAAAACAATATTGCCGTGGATTATAAAGAGGGGATCGTCCTTTCCCGGGATGCCCTTGGACAGACCTATCTTATGCTTGGGCGCTTTGCCGAGGCCGGAACTTCGCTCCAGGCTGCCAGGGAGCTGGCGGCACGCATGCAGCGAAGCGACCTGGAACTCCGGGTACTGAACAGCCAGCTAAAGCTGGCACTGAACCGGGGCAGCATGCAGCAGGCCCGCAGGATCTTCGACGAAGCCCGGGAACTGCTGAATAAAACCGGGAATACTCCTGAGGATATTCTTGCGGATATCTATCACAGCATGGGAGCCCTGGAAAAGGCGGACGGGAATCTCCAGGAAGCCAGGGGAAATCTGGAAAAGAGCATAGCGATCAACAGACGCCTGGACCGCAGGGAAGAGATTGCCGGATCCCTGTACATGCTGGCTTCGGTTTTCTCAAAACTTGAGGAGTATCCTGCAGCCCGGGATTATCTGCACTCCGCCCTGGATATGGACAAGCAGATAGAAAACACCCTCGGAATAGCGGATGACTACTTTGCCCTGGGGATTGTAAACAGCAGGATGGGAAACCGGGAGGAAGCCTATCTTCATCTGCAGACCGCCCTGGATATATACGCCGTACTCAACAGGCGCGAGAACACCATGGAAACCCTCTCTGTCCTGATTGACCTGGCGGGGGAACTGGGCCGTGAAGACGAAGCGGACATCTACAGAAGCACTATGGAAAAGATTCAGAGGACCGCAGGATGACAGATTACCGTGATATTTTTCGTTCCATTCTTGCAGGCTATGGAAATTTTTTCAGAAATCTTCTGCGCTTTTTTCTGGCCGCGATCATAATTGCCCTGACGGCCGCGATAATAGCTTTTCCCCTCTGGTTCCTTGCCATACAGCACACGGCCCTTTACTCCCGGCTGCTGATTGTCTGTACCCTGGCATGGCTGGCATACCGTTCGGTGCGTCGAAGACATCTCCCTGTTCTGCTGCTCCGGACGCTTCATGCCGGGGGGATTCTTCTTGCAGTCTACGCGGCCGTGGCAGCCTTTATATACGGGGCAGTCCTGCCGGGGATCCTGTCTGCCGCCCTGGGGCTTCTGCTCTTCGGACTGCTTATCCGGCGAAAACCTGAAAGAGCATGAGAATCAGAAGCATACTCTGTCCCGTACTGCTGATTCAGGGGCTTCTGTTTGCCCTTCCCGACTATCCTCTTATCAGAGAATTGAGCTTTCGGGACCCCCTTTTTATCCAGCTGGGGGAAGAAATCGCTGATTTTTACAAGGCAGAGGCCCGAAAATCAGTCCTTCCGGAACTGATCTTTTTCAGACATATCCTCAAGGAGGATCAGGATCTTTTTTCCATCGCATCCCGCTGCTCTCTGCCCTACGATACCCTCGCCAGCCTGAACGGTTACGTCCGCAACACAAGACTGCAGAAGGGAGAAAGTCTGTTGCTGCCGAATCAGCCGGGTCTGTTCGTACCCCGGGATCCCCGTAACGATATGGACAGGTTTTCCGAATCAATTCCCCGGGAAAACGGTATTCCCTGCAGTCCCTTTGGCGACCAGGAGTATATTTTCTATCCCGGAGAACGCTTCGGACCTGTGGAACGATCATTTTTCCTGGGAGTTTTTCTCGGTTTTCCCCTGCGGGCAGGGGTTGTCAGTTCCAGTTACGGAGAGCGAATCGATCCCTTCAGCGGACACAGCCAGTTTCATCACGGAATCGATCTTGCCGCTCCCATGGGCGCAGAGGTCCTGGCCGCCAGGGAAGGGAGGGTGATTTTTAATGGCGCTGACGAGGTTTACGGCCTCTACATAGTCCTGGAGCATGCAAACGGCTACCAGACCCTCTACGGACATCTAAAAAAAAGCCTTGTACGATTGAATCAGGAAGTAGTATTGGGTATGATTATAGGAGAGGTTGGTGTTACAGGACAGACAACAGGTCCTCATCTCCATTTCGAAGTCCGACGGAAGGGTGTCTCCAGGGACCCTTCGTATTTTATTCGGTAAGGGTACACGATGAAATCGGTATTCCCCATTCTTCTTATCCTCATTTTATCCCTCCCGGTATCACCGGCCCTGACAGCCGATGCGGTACGGGGTTCGGTAGTCGATATTCTGGAAGTACGGGCGGACAAACAGCCCGAGGCTTCTTTTACCATCGAGGAGCTCGTTTCCCTGGACCTTGGTGCAAACACCGAATTTATTACCGGTGTAGAGATTGAACTTTCAATCCCTGAAGAGTTACGGCGTTTACGGGACAGTTTCGCCGTATACCTTTACAGAAGAGTCGATCCACGGCCGGAAACCACCGGAATGCGCCGCTATTTCGGTGAATCCCTGAATTATTATATTGTCCCTGCTGCACGTAAGATGTATATCCAGATTCCCCTGCGAAAGGATACCGAACTGCCGCGAAACCCTGAAACGGTTCTTCTCAGGAACCAAGTTACCGTGGAGGATTTTCCCCTGATTCTGACCGTTCTTCCCATTATGAAAGGTATCCCGTCGGACATATACAGCGCCCCCTTGAAAATAAAGGCATATCCCTATCTTGCCGCAGAGGGAATTCTCGATCTGACGGTTACCGCTCCGGATGAACACCCCTACACCCTGCGTATAGACGGCCGGGAGCTTGAGTACCGGGAAAAGGGCTATCTTCTTTCCGAAGGTATCCACGAGGTGAGCATTGAATCTTCCGCCTATATGCCGGTAAAGCGCTCTGTCTCCATCACCAGGGGAACCAGAACCGGCCAGAACATCGTTCTTGAAAAGAAGGAACCCAGGATTAATTTTGAAACTCCCGAAGGAACGCTTATTTTCCTTGACGGCCAGCGAGTCAGCGGTGCATCATTGAAAGTAGAGGAAGGGGTGCATACAGTTGTATTTAAACTGGGGGATTACTCCATGACACGGGAGTTCGAAGTACTGGGTGGAAAAACCTATACAATCACCCTGTTTTTAGATGTTTTTGTAAAGGAAAACTAATCTTTTTTGCAGAATGACCGAAAATAAAGGTGTCGGATATTTATAGTTCCCCTCCCAGTTTACTATGGTATTCGGCAACCTACCAACCTGGCCGATTCTTCGGAATCGGCCTTTTTTTAGGTCCCCGGGGATGATCGTCCTATCTTGACAAAACCGGAGTGCCTACCTACTGTAGCCCTATGGCATTTTCCCGTCGTCAGCGCGTAATTGTGCAAATCATCATCGGTATAACCCTCCTGGTCGCCCTGGGCGTCGGAATTACCCTCGGACTGGCAATCGCATCGATACGTAATATCGATGTAGTCCGGGAACTCAGGGACTACCGCCCTTCTCTACCGACCCAGATCCTTGATCGTAACGGCAAACTCATTACCGAACTCTTTGGAGAGGAAAAACGGGAGATCATTCATGTTGATGAGCTTCCCAAGCACCTTATTTACGCTGTACTTACCAGGGAAGACCGCAATTTTTACACCCATTCCGGTTTCGACTTTGTCCGGACCACCAAGGCGGCCATCGATATGGCCATGGGCCGCTTCTCAGGCGGCGGAAGCACCATAACCCAGCAGGTAGCGGGCCGACTTTTTGCGGACCGTTCGAAAAAAACGATTGAACGCAAAATTCGGGAACTCTGGTTTGCATTCCTGTTGGAAAGATCCTTTACGAAAGATGAGATCCTGGAACTCTACCTTAACCAGGAGTTTCTGGGCCATGGTACCTACGGTGTGGAGGCGGCATCCCAGCTCTATTTCGGCCACTCGGCCAGGGAAGTAAGCATAGCTGAAGCGGCTATCCTTGTACCTCTTTTTTCTGCCCCTTCGGGCTACTCCCCCATTCTCCATCCCGAAGCCGCCCGGGACCGTCAACGCTACGTCCTGGATCAGATGATTCAACTGGGATACGTGGCCAAAGAAGAGGCCGACGACTCCTTCCGGGATTTCTGGGATTCCTGGGATTATACCAGATCGAGCAGCACCAGCGCCTATCTGTCGAATGAGAGCCAGGCTCCCTATTTCAGCGAATATATACGCCAGCAGCTCGAGGATCTTCTGTTCGGCTCCGTGGACATCTACAAGGACGGATATATCGTACATACAACCCTGGATCTGGAATATCAGCGCACCGCCGATTCAATTATGCGTGAGGGGATACGTTCCATCAATCAGCGATACAGATCTTCATCCCAGGAACGTTTTTCCGTTGTCGATACCAGGTACGTACCGCTGCTTGACATGATGTCTCTGGCATTCAATATCGATAATATAAAGGTTGCCGGGGCACGGCAGCGACGGGAAGCAAAATCATCGTACCTGGGAAAAATGAATCCCCTGGTGGACCTGATCGCCATGTCCACGGGCTCCCAGTCCCTCAAGAGCTTTGTCAACCGTACCTACGATTACCAGAAAACAGAAAATGACCGTTCAATTATAGAGGGGGCCCTGATTACCCTGGAAAATGAGACGGGACACATACTCTCCATGGTGGGAGGTTCGGATTTTGAAACCACAAAACTGAATCGCGCCGTCCAGTCCAAGCTTCAGCCCGGATCCTCCTTCAAACCCCTGTACTATTCCGCCGCCATTTCTTCGGGTAAATTCACCCCCGCCACCCGTCTTTATGACGGCCCCATTGTCTTCTGGAATGCCGACGGTACCCCCTACGAACCCCAGAACTTCCTGGGTGAGTGGGAGGGTTCCGTACTTCTGCGATATGCCCTGGCTACATCGATGAACGTGCCTTCCATCCAGGTACTGGACGGTATCGGTTTCGACGCCGCTATTGAACGGGCCTCCCGCCTTCTGGGACTGTACGATCAGCGAAATAACGAGGATGTTTTTCCCCGCCGCTATCCCCTGGGCCTTGGAATCGTCTCGGTGGCACCCATCAATATGGCCCGGGCCTTCGCCACTTTTCCCAACGCCGGCAAGGAGGTTGTACCCATCGGTATAACCTATATTCAGGACAGGCAGGGGAACATGGTCCTGGAACACGAGAAGGAACTACTCAGTCAGCGCAAGGGACAGAATACCCGCATACTCTCTCCCCAGGCCGCCTACGTTATGGTGGACCTCCTCGAGAGTACCGTTGAATTCGGAACCCTGGCGAACAGACGTCGCAACATCGGCGGTTTCGACGGCATGCCCATGGCGGGAAAAACCGGCACGACCCAGAACTGGGGAGACGCCTGGACGGTGGGGTTTTCGCCGTACATGACAACCGCAGTCTGGTTCGGGTTCGATATGCCGGGAAACAGCCTCGGCCGTTATATTACCGGAGCCACAGCCGCCGGTCCCATTTGGGCCCGTTTCATGAAAGAGGTCCACAGCAATCTTGAACCGAAGGACTTCTTCAAGCCCGACTCCGGTATCGTTACTGTTCGGGTATGTGCCGTCTCGGGAAAACTGCCGACCCAGGAGTGCGACGAAGGAATAATAGAGGAGATATTTATTGCCGGGACCGAACCCCGTGAAGCCTGCGAAATCCACCAGTTTCAGCAGCAGCGGGATGAAGTACTCTTGAAGCATATTCAGGATAACATGCTTATTCAGGACTTTTCCGTACCCGACACTGAATTTCCCGAACTGACACCTCCTTCTTTTGACAATGACCTGAATGAAAATCCTGCGCTGGAAGATCCCGATACATCCGGGTCTTTTAACCCGCTGCTCGATTAGGAGTCCGTGTATGCAGATCAATGTTAAGGACATAAGCGTCAAGAACCGCATTCGAGTAAACCTTGGAAACCTTAATCAGCTCATGGAGAGTATCCGCCATTACGGTCTTATGAACCCGATTATCGTTACTCCCAGGTACGAGCTGATTGCCGGCCAACGGCGCCTTGAGGCGGTCAAACGCCTGGGATGGCAGAAAATAGAAGCACGCGTTGTGGATAACCTTAGTGATGCGGACAGACTTGAAATGGAGATCGATGAAAACCTGCACCGCCGCCCGCTGAATCCCGATGAGCTGGCGGACGGCTACTCCCGCCTCACCAGGCTGAGGAACCCCGGTTTCTTTCGCCGGCTGTGGCGATCGATAACCGGGTTCTTCAAGCGTCTGTTCAAATTCAGGAAACGACGTTAAAAATCCCAGATCTCATGAAACGAGTGGCTGTGGTCACAGTAGCGGCAGACAAAACGGTTACCCTTTGACCGGATAAACTCGGGCTGCACATTCTCAAACAGCTCGGGACGGGAAATGCAGTTCTCGTTCTTGCAGGAAATCTCCTTGAATCCGTAGACCTTCGGGGGAATACGAAGACGGTACTTCTTCTGCACCCTGCTGTCATCGATGATATTGAGGGTACATCCCGGGGCAATGGCAGCCAGCATCTTGAGCTGGCTCTCGTCGAAGGAGATGATATCCGGCAGGGAGATTATTCCCTTAAATATTTCGCTGTCGTTGGTGTGATAGACCCCGTGGGACGAGCGAATGTCGAAACCCATGATCCTGCGTATCTTGTCGATGTGGTCCCAGATCTTTTTCAGGTCCCGTCCTCTGCCTATATGATCTATCACGATTCCCCGCTCCACCGGTTTAATACCCACCTTGTACTCGGGCTTTCTACCGCTGCCCACCGGGGCCTCCTGAATAAAATCATCGGGGAGTTCTTCCCACTGCCTCGTTGATCCCGTAAAGCCGTCTCCCAGTTTTCCCGCCAAAAGAGCGATCTCCACAATCCGGGTAAAATAGCCGTTGGTTGACTGTTCGTCCCAGGCATTCAGGGATGTATGATCAAGAAATCCCGGAATGGTGGGGTATTCCCGATGCCGGGGAAGGGGGTGATAAAAGCGGGTCCCCTCCTTCAGGCGTCCCATATATTCCTTTCTGAAGGTAATCGCGTTTCGCAACACGGCAGCCTTTTCCCGGATTTCCTCACCCATCCGCTCGAGCTGCGGCCGGGTAAAGTACCAGATTTTCGCCGGATCCCCGGTTGCCAGGTACTCCTCGATGGAAGGATACTCCCTGACCTTAAATCCGTTGTCTTTCATCCGCTCCACATAGTAGGAGGGCATGGCCAGCTCTTCGGGAGCGACGAGATCGACTTCCACGTTCTTGAATACCTTGAGACCGTCCACCTTGGAATGTACGGTCCTGCCGTGAAAAAGATCCCCCACAAGTACTATACGCAGGTGATCGCGGTTCCAGTTCTGCTGTTCAAGAAAACTGAACTCATCCAGGAATTCCTGGGTGGGGTGCTCGTGCTTGCCGTCCCCGGCATTGATAAAAACCGGTCTGGGCATGGATATTCTTTCGGCGTAGGCCCCCAGCTCGTCATGCA
This window of the Marispirochaeta aestuarii genome carries:
- a CDS encoding penicillin-binding protein 1A; this encodes MAFSRRQRVIVQIIIGITLLVALGVGITLGLAIASIRNIDVVRELRDYRPSLPTQILDRNGKLITELFGEEKREIIHVDELPKHLIYAVLTREDRNFYTHSGFDFVRTTKAAIDMAMGRFSGGGSTITQQVAGRLFADRSKKTIERKIRELWFAFLLERSFTKDEILELYLNQEFLGHGTYGVEAASQLYFGHSAREVSIAEAAILVPLFSAPSGYSPILHPEAARDRQRYVLDQMIQLGYVAKEEADDSFRDFWDSWDYTRSSSTSAYLSNESQAPYFSEYIRQQLEDLLFGSVDIYKDGYIVHTTLDLEYQRTADSIMREGIRSINQRYRSSSQERFSVVDTRYVPLLDMMSLAFNIDNIKVAGARQRREAKSSYLGKMNPLVDLIAMSTGSQSLKSFVNRTYDYQKTENDRSIIEGALITLENETGHILSMVGGSDFETTKLNRAVQSKLQPGSSFKPLYYSAAISSGKFTPATRLYDGPIVFWNADGTPYEPQNFLGEWEGSVLLRYALATSMNVPSIQVLDGIGFDAAIERASRLLGLYDQRNNEDVFPRRYPLGLGIVSVAPINMARAFATFPNAGKEVVPIGITYIQDRQGNMVLEHEKELLSQRKGQNTRILSPQAAYVMVDLLESTVEFGTLANRRRNIGGFDGMPMAGKTGTTQNWGDAWTVGFSPYMTTAVWFGFDMPGNSLGRYITGATAAGPIWARFMKEVHSNLEPKDFFKPDSGIVTVRVCAVSGKLPTQECDEGIIEEIFIAGTEPREACEIHQFQQQRDEVLLKHIQDNMLIQDFSVPDTEFPELTPPSFDNDLNENPALEDPDTSGSFNPLLD
- the pyrB gene encoding aspartate carbamoyltransferase: MSAFTGRSLTVVEDFSIDEQVYLYEKTRELKERIRSGADVSDFKIGDRSLGVYLVFLEDSTRTRESFANAAQFHEVRVNHFNTATSSFNKNESITDTIKMLFGYSDKSLFVVRSRQEGLCRWLHDELGAYAERISMPRPVFINAGDGKHEHPTQEFLDEFSFLEQQNWNRDHLRIVLVGDLFHGRTVHSKVDGLKVFKNVEVDLVAPEELAMPSYYVERMKDNGFKVREYPSIEEYLATGDPAKIWYFTRPQLERMGEEIREKAAVLRNAITFRKEYMGRLKEGTRFYHPLPRHREYPTIPGFLDHTSLNAWDEQSTNGYFTRIVEIALLAGKLGDGFTGSTRQWEELPDDFIQEAPVGSGRKPEYKVGIKPVERGIVIDHIGRGRDLKKIWDHIDKIRRIMGFDIRSSHGVYHTNDSEIFKGIISLPDIISFDESQLKMLAAIAPGCTLNIIDDSRVQKKYRLRIPPKVYGFKEISCKNENCISRPELFENVQPEFIRSKGNRFVCRYCDHSHSFHEIWDF
- a CDS encoding LysM peptidoglycan-binding domain-containing M23 family metallopeptidase; this encodes MRIRSILCPVLLIQGLLFALPDYPLIRELSFRDPLFIQLGEEIADFYKAEARKSVLPELIFFRHILKEDQDLFSIASRCSLPYDTLASLNGYVRNTRLQKGESLLLPNQPGLFVPRDPRNDMDRFSESIPRENGIPCSPFGDQEYIFYPGERFGPVERSFFLGVFLGFPLRAGVVSSSYGERIDPFSGHSQFHHGIDLAAPMGAEVLAAREGRVIFNGADEVYGLYIVLEHANGYQTLYGHLKKSLVRLNQEVVLGMIIGEVGVTGQTTGPHLHFEVRRKGVSRDPSYFIR
- a CDS encoding ParB/RepB/Spo0J family partition protein; the protein is MQINVKDISVKNRIRVNLGNLNQLMESIRHYGLMNPIIVTPRYELIAGQRRLEAVKRLGWQKIEARVVDNLSDADRLEMEIDENLHRRPLNPDELADGYSRLTRLRNPGFFRRLWRSITGFFKRLFKFRKRR
- a CDS encoding tetratricopeptide repeat protein, whose amino-acid sequence is MSKQHFGLFCLALVLLFSGCSSTPDRPETVSLAKNRAAEYTEYGNRYFDQALFDQALKFYIMALENNIAVDYKEGIVLSRDALGQTYLMLGRFAEAGTSLQAARELAARMQRSDLELRVLNSQLKLALNRGSMQQARRIFDEARELLNKTGNTPEDILADIYHSMGALEKADGNLQEARGNLEKSIAINRRLDRREEIAGSLYMLASVFSKLEEYPAARDYLHSALDMDKQIENTLGIADDYFALGIVNSRMGNREEAYLHLQTALDIYAVLNRRENTMETLSVLIDLAGELGREDEADIYRSTMEKIQRTAG